Genomic segment of Anaerosporomusa subterranea:
TCGTGTACAATATTCGTACAATCCGAACGATGGACGGAAACCCCGCGGCCGCGAGTAATATAGCCGATGACTGAGTCACCTGGCACCGGATTGCAGCAGCGGGCTAGCTTAACCAGGAGGCCAGACTCGCCTTTTACTAATATGCCATGACTGACTTTGCTCTGAGTTGGACGCTTCGGTTTTAGGTCAGCCAGCAGCTTTGAAATATCAGGGGGGGTTGACCCCTTTACTTCCTTCTTATATGCCTCGATCAGCTTCAGCATCACACCATGTGCTGTAATACCACCATAGCCAAGAGTCGCAAAAAGGTCTTCTTCATTAGGGATATTCAGCTTTTTGGCACATTCAATCAACCGATCGCCTTTGATTAGTTCTTTTAAGTCATAGCCAAGTTTCTTGCTATCCCGCTCTAACAATTCTCGCCCTTTGATGATGTTTTCTTCGCGCTTTTCTTTTTTAAACCACTGTCTGATCTTATTGCGGGTTTCAGACGAACCAACAATGTTCAGCCAGTCACGACTGGGCCCAGACTGTTTGGAAGTCATAATCTCAACAATATCGCCATTAGATAGTTTGTTCTCAAGAGGAACAATCTTTCCATTGACTCTGGCGCCAACACAGCGGTGACCTACATCGGTATGTATACGATAAGCAAAATCAATGGGAATGGAGCCTGCGGGTAAATCGATTACATCACCCTTCGGCGTAAAGACAAAAACTTCGTCTGAGAATACGTCTAATTTCAGAGTTTCCATGAACTCGCGCGGATCACGTAAATCTTGCTGCCAATCAAGAAGCTGCCTTAGCCAGGAAAGCTTCTGATCAAAATCCTTATCGCCTCGGGGCCCCTCTTTGTAGCGCCAATGCGCGGCGATACCATATTCTGAAGTGCGATGCATCTCCCAAGTACGGATCTGTATTTCAAGTGGCTGGCCGTGTGTGCCAATCACAGTCGTATGAAGCGACTGATACATATTGGATTTAGGCATAGCGATAAAATCTTTGAATCGCATTGGTATAGGCTTCCAGAGGGTGTGAACAATGCCTAACGCGCCATAGCAATCTTTGACTGAATCTACGACAACTCGCACTGCCGATAAATCGTAAATTTCACTCAGGTCCTTATGGTCTTTCACCATTTTCTTATAAATGCTGTAAAAATGCTTGGGTCGACCTTGTATTTCAGCCTTAATTCCGACTGATTTTAGTCGTTCGGACAGAATAGAAACTGCTTCGTTTACATTCTCGAGCCTTTCTTGCCGTTTTTGCTTAACCTTCTCAACCAATTCGTAGTATTTCTCCGGCTCGAGATAACGGAAAGACAGATCCTCTAACTCCCACTTAATGTTGGAAATGCCAAGCCGATGAGCCAGCGGAGCATATATTTCCATAGTTTCCTGGGCGATCCGTTTCTGTTTAGCCTCAGGCATATGCTTCAGAGTGCGCATATTATGCAAACGGTCTGCCAATTTAATGAGAACTACGCGGATATCTTTGGCCATAGCCAGGAACATCTTGCGATAATTCTCCAATTGTTGCTCTTCTTTGGATTTATATTCAATTCGGCTGAGCTTAGTCACGCCATCTACTAACATGGCGATTTCCCGACCGAATTCCTTTTCAATTTCATCCAGTGTAACGACTGTATCTTCTACCACGTCATGCAAAATGGCGGCGCTGATAGTAATAACATCGATTTGTAAATCGGCGAGGATTTTGGCAACCCCTAAGGGATGACAAATATATTCCTCCCCCGAAACGCGTTTTTGTCCTTGGTGAGCAGCCTCCGCGAAAGTATAGACACGACGGAGAAGATCAACCGGCGCATCGGGCTGATACGCAAGTATTTGTTTAGTTAAATCATCAATCGTCATGCTAATCGCACTCGGCATACCTTCACCTCACTTCACTGCATATCTTCCATTGTATTCCAAACCTAGTATTGCACAAGTGACTTAACTTTATAGTTATCTAGTCCGGTCCGCCCATGTAAAAATAACAGTTCAATCAAAAAGCCAAGGCCGACAACCTCGCCACCAAGCTGCTCCACCATGGAGATGACAGCTTTAGTCGTACCGCCTGTGGCTAGTAAATCGTCAACGATCAATACTTTTTGGCCTGGTAGAATCGCATCCTGATGTATTTCCAGCGCATCAACCCCGTATTCCAGGCTATACTCATGATGCAAAACCGCAGCAGGCAATTTACCTGGTTTGCGTATCGGCACAAACCCAGCCCCTAGCGCATAAGCCATTGGAGCGCCGATCACAAAGCCGCGTGCTTCTGGACCAGCAACCAGATCAATGTGTTGACCGGCAAATTCTGCGGCTAAACAGTCAACTGCCTGTCGGAATGCAGGTCCGTCTTTCAGCAGTGTCGTAATGTCCTTGAAACTGATGCCCTCAGCGGGAAAGTCGGGTATCACTCGGATTATATTTTGAAACTGCATGCAAAATGGCTCCTTTATGGTTTACTTCCTCTGGACCGATAGGTTGCAGAGGCTAAGATATCCAATTTTTCTGTTGGAGGGGGAAAGACAAGAATCTGCTGATTTTTAGCTTGCCGATGGACAGAGATGAGTCCCAGTTCCTCCAGAACGGTAATTGAGAAGGTAATTTCTGCTTCATCCATATTGATGTGGTAATGGGTGGCCAATTGGTTAGACAGTTCATACCAATCAGCTGATAACTCCGCAGGATATTTTCCGGTACTTCGACTAAGCCCCTTAAGCAATAGGTATAGTTTACCTACAGCTTGCTTGTCTGGGAGATCACACCCAGTCTTACGTACATCGATTGCTCGCATTCGCACAGAGCTTCGCCCCTGCCATTCGTGAATCTCAGGCACGAACGCAATTTCCGCCGGGCACTTGCGATCGAAGGTTGGCGCCAGTTCCCCTTTATTCCAGGCAATCACCTCACTGCTTATAGTATTCTCTCGAACCCATAAGCGCAGATGGCGATTTTCCTTGCCAAAGGCAGACGATGACTGCAGTTCAATTGGCGAACATGCTAACAGCGGACTGGGATTCCCCATGCCAAATGGTTCTAAGCAAGCCATTTGTTCAATGAGCGATGTATTCAACTCGCGCAGACTAATCATAGCATCGATATTCAATAAGGGAAAGAAATCATCAGCAGACAAGACCTTACCCGCAATTGCGTTAAGTCTTTGGGTAAAAGCAGGAATATCTTCCTGCTTTAGGCTAAGCCCCGCAGCTTGACGGTGACCGCCAAATTGCAGCAAAAGATCAGCACAACTTTGCAGTCCGGCATACATATCAAACCCAGGTATGCTACGGCAAGATCCCTTGCCGATCCCATCTCTAACACTAATGAGAACTGTTGGTCGATGATAACGTTCGACCAAACGGGAAGCCACGATGCCGATGACCCCGGAGTGCCAGTCCGAACCAGCAACTACTAATGCCTTAACCGTATCCCAATCTGTATCGTTAAGAGTTTCTTCCGCCTTCTCCAATATTTGCCGTTCTACTTCCTGACGCTCAGCGTTAGTCAGATTTAGTTCAACCGCAATTGCCTGAACCTTTTCTGTATCTAACGACGTAAGCAGTTCTACTCCGGCGGCGGCGTGATGAAGGCGACCCGAGGCATTCAAGCGAGGCGCGATGACGAAGCCAATCTTGCCGGCATCGATTGACGCACTTTGGAGGTCACATGCAGAGAGCAGTGCCTGCAATCCCAAATTTTCCGTCTGTCGCAGTCTCTCTACGCCGTACTTAACCAATAGCCGGTTTTCTCCAGTTAAGGAGACCATGTCTGCGACAGTACCGATTGCGACGATATCCAGATAATGCAAACAATCAAGGTGAGCACCCAATCGCTTTGAAAGAGCTTGACAGAATTTGAAAGCAATTCCAACCCCGGCAAGCTCCTTTTCCGGATAAGAGCAGCCCGGCTGTTTGGGATTAACAATAGCAACAGCTGTAGGCAATAACTCGGGCGGCTGATGGTGGTCGGTAATGACAATATCCAGAGCCGGAACTGCCAGCACTTCGCTACAAGCGCTTATTCCGCAGTCAACAGTTATCAACAAGCCAGTTCCTGAGCCAGCGATTTTCTCAAGCGCCTCGACATTTAATCCATAACCTTCACTCTGTCGCTCTGGTATATAATAGTTAATATTAGCACCAAGTTTACACAGTATGTTGTACAATAGCGAGGTTGCGGTAATGCCATCCACATCGTAATCGCCATATATGGTAATCTTTTCTTTGGCGTTCAACGCAGCGACAGTTCGCTCTATCGCTGCATCCATCCCTTTGAGAAGGAATGGGTCGTGAAGTCCCTCCAAGCCACCGCAGAGAAACTGTCGTGCCACGGTTTCATCAGAAATACCGCGGTTAAGCAACAGCTGCCCCACTACTGTTGAGACACCCAAACGGCTGGCCAAAGTGGCGGCCTGCTCCGGGCATGCTGTACGCAGACGCCATTTTTTCTTTGGCCTATATACCATCAGTATTCATTTCCTTATCAACGTCTTTATTTATTCCTGTAGCCGTTGGTTGGCCATTATCTCTATTGTTTTCCTTGTTCAATTCACTTGTCGGCGCTGCCAATTTCTTCTCTTCCAGCGCCTGGAGCTTTGCTTCCAACTCGCTTACTCGGCGATTAGCTTTATCAGCTACCCAACGTAAACGAATCTGAACAGGAGCAGCCAGCAGTAAAATAATCAATGCACCAACCATTGCCGAACCTAGTATGACCAACACGAGAGAGGTTTGAAGGCTCCAAACAGCAAAGCTAACCGTGACAGCAGTTGCATTTTGCAAGGCGACCACTGCTCCAAATGAAGCAAAGATCAAGGCAAATACCACAAATTTCATAATATACACTCCCGTTCAACATGTCCGATTTGTTATTATTCTCTAATATGGTCCAAGAATCCTTTTCGTTTGATGAATATATACAAAACTTGCCTTGCACAAAATATACTAGGCGACCCCGCGAGCCATCTCACTAGCGCCTATGGAGGCACGCTGACGATGGGGTCACGGGGTCGCGATAAGAGATTGGCCAGATAGGCCTTATTTTAATGTCTGATACACTGCTGCTGCCAGGCGGTTCGTACTAAAGCCTGTTTCTCCAGTTCTTCCAGCATATATACGCTGCCGCCGGCTGTTTCGGCCAACTTGTTCAAATAATCTCTATGGGGGCGTAACCCAATACAGGTAAATCCATAACCCTTTTCTTTTATCTTTTTGGCTGCGTTGAGCGCGTCTAAGACTGGATCCTTGGTAACGTCGGCAAACGTCGGCACACCGTCGGTCACAAGCAGAATTAGCGGCTGTTTCGGTCTTGCTTCTTCCAGATAGCTCACGCAGGTCTTTATACCCAAACCCAGAGGGGTTGAACCAACTGCAGTAATTTCTTTTAAACTCTGTTGAAGAGTTACATAGTCTCTCGTAAAAGGCACCTGCACTGTTGCTTTATCTTCTTGAAACAGTATCACACTTACCCGATCAGGCGTCGAGAGTAACAAATGCCGAACCAGATACTTAGCGGCGCTCATCCGCTGCCCTGCCATACTGGCGCTAGCATCAATCAGTACACAAATTTCTGCATTACATGTTGTCCGCCTCGAGCTGCGTCGAATATCCTCTTGACCAATTCGCAACACCCCTCCCGGATTGGCCGCCAGTCGGCAAGCCGCCGCCTGTATAGTTTCCGGTAAGGACACCTCGCCGTGTACATTTTCTGCACAAAGAATCCGGCGGCCGGCGCCCCCGTCCCCAGGCGCTAGATTGGCTTTCGTTCTTCCGAACCGGGCGTCATAAGGCTTGAACAACCGATACATACGTCTAATATAGCTTTCCACATCAGGCAGCCTTTGGGACAGAAACGTCTTTAATTCCCGCCCATACTCAGTTAACACCGGTTTATCGCCTTTCATTGATATTATGCCCATTCCGCTCAGGCTCTGGCAGATCCGTTCGGTTTCCCCCGGAGTCGTGCAAATCGAGTTGAACCTCTTAGAATCGTCCTGTTCAATTGCCGAAAGTGTATCATATACGTCTTTGGCGCTGTCCATTTCTTCGGCTAACTCGGTTGCGTCCTGCATAAACTGCTGTCGTTTCACTGCGAATGAATCCTGCTCAATGTTTTTTTCCTGCAGAAACGAATCCGACTGATCTGAATACGGCGACAAATCAGCCCCGCCCCCGCCATGGGTTTCCACATGTTGCAGAGTTTCATTCGCCCGCAGTTCCAACCCGCTATCCATAATGATTGACTCTACCGCTTGAACAATATAAAAAGCACAAGCTAGACTCTCCGTCGGGAGCATGCCTGCCAAATGCACATGATTTTCATGCGCCCTACGCAAAGATAACTTCTTTCCATATTCTAAACTGCCGGTAATTCGACCACCGCCAGTTGATGTCTGCACATCAAAGCAGTCTGGTTTTACAATGCCAGTTTTGTTTTGAAAAAATATACCACTTCGCATACTCTGATGAAAATTGAACAATTCTATTGCCTTGCTAACAATCTTGGCAATTTTTCGGTGGTCGACCGGGCCGCACTGATGAAAAATATCGAAATGATATATTTGCCCACCTTGAATCCGCCGGTAAAAAACTTTACCTGCGTCGGCATGTTGCAGAATAGTCACAGCCTCGGGCTGACTTGGATCGACAGTGTGAACTTTCTGACTAAACACCGTGCTTTGCCCGATCCGCGCTCCTAAATTACGATGTATATAGGTGGATAATAAACTGCTAGGCATGGCCAACTGATCCAGATTGTGCTGTTCAAACATGCCTGTCACCGGTCACTTCGGAATTTTTCGTCAGTATTAACGAACTCATCCAGTGATAAACGAGACAGCGGAGCAGCTACATTGGGTGGGGCAATGATATTAACCTGGGTGGGATCAGCGATTTGCTTCCCGCCTGATCCCGATCCCGCAGCTCGATTTTCGGCAGAACCACTTTTTGAGCGTTGGGTAGTGGTCTCTTTCTTATTTTCATTGTTTTGTCTTGACAATTTTTCTCTTACGCGACCCCACCAATCAGCCAATCGACTCTTTGTTGTACAATGAGGCGGATTTATGCATCTGCTTTGCCGAGCTGCATCGACTGGTATGTTGCCTGCTGCGAAGTTATCAGCCAAAGACGACTTATTCAATTCACCAAAATTCCTTAAATATTTCAAGATATTGGCAATAGTTGCCGGGTCGGCGCGATGCGAGAGCACTAAGGGAACGATCTGTGA
This window contains:
- a CDS encoding RelA/SpoT family protein, yielding MPSAISMTIDDLTKQILAYQPDAPVDLLRRVYTFAEAAHQGQKRVSGEEYICHPLGVAKILADLQIDVITISAAILHDVVEDTVVTLDEIEKEFGREIAMLVDGVTKLSRIEYKSKEEQQLENYRKMFLAMAKDIRVVLIKLADRLHNMRTLKHMPEAKQKRIAQETMEIYAPLAHRLGISNIKWELEDLSFRYLEPEKYYELVEKVKQKRQERLENVNEAVSILSERLKSVGIKAEIQGRPKHFYSIYKKMVKDHKDLSEIYDLSAVRVVVDSVKDCYGALGIVHTLWKPIPMRFKDFIAMPKSNMYQSLHTTVIGTHGQPLEIQIRTWEMHRTSEYGIAAHWRYKEGPRGDKDFDQKLSWLRQLLDWQQDLRDPREFMETLKLDVFSDEVFVFTPKGDVIDLPAGSIPIDFAYRIHTDVGHRCVGARVNGKIVPLENKLSNGDIVEIMTSKQSGPSRDWLNIVGSSETRNKIRQWFKKEKREENIIKGRELLERDSKKLGYDLKELIKGDRLIECAKKLNIPNEEDLFATLGYGGITAHGVMLKLIEAYKKEVKGSTPPDISKLLADLKPKRPTQSKVSHGILVKGESGLLVKLARCCNPVPGDSVIGYITRGRGVSVHRSDCTNIVHDEEGYERIIEVSWDVATDSVYKVMIEISAMDRPGMLTEIMMVAAEIKLNVSSVNAKALKNKVSSINLCLEISSLSQLEQVMTKMRRIRDVSSVHRAASNAGGAACDL
- a CDS encoding adenine phosphoribosyltransferase, which encodes MQFQNIIRVIPDFPAEGISFKDITTLLKDGPAFRQAVDCLAAEFAGQHIDLVAGPEARGFVIGAPMAYALGAGFVPIRKPGKLPAAVLHHEYSLEYGVDALEIHQDAILPGQKVLIVDDLLATGGTTKAVISMVEQLGGEVVGLGFLIELLFLHGRTGLDNYKVKSLVQY
- the recJ gene encoding single-stranded-DNA-specific exonuclease RecJ; translation: MVYRPKKKWRLRTACPEQAATLASRLGVSTVVGQLLLNRGISDETVARQFLCGGLEGLHDPFLLKGMDAAIERTVAALNAKEKITIYGDYDVDGITATSLLYNILCKLGANINYYIPERQSEGYGLNVEALEKIAGSGTGLLITVDCGISACSEVLAVPALDIVITDHHQPPELLPTAVAIVNPKQPGCSYPEKELAGVGIAFKFCQALSKRLGAHLDCLHYLDIVAIGTVADMVSLTGENRLLVKYGVERLRQTENLGLQALLSACDLQSASIDAGKIGFVIAPRLNASGRLHHAAAGVELLTSLDTEKVQAIAVELNLTNAERQEVERQILEKAEETLNDTDWDTVKALVVAGSDWHSGVIGIVASRLVERYHRPTVLISVRDGIGKGSCRSIPGFDMYAGLQSCADLLLQFGGHRQAAGLSLKQEDIPAFTQRLNAIAGKVLSADDFFPLLNIDAMISLRELNTSLIEQMACLEPFGMGNPSPLLACSPIELQSSSAFGKENRHLRLWVRENTISSEVIAWNKGELAPTFDRKCPAEIAFVPEIHEWQGRSSVRMRAIDVRKTGCDLPDKQAVGKLYLLLKGLSRSTGKYPAELSADWYELSNQLATHYHINMDEAEITFSITVLEELGLISVHRQAKNQQILVFPPPTEKLDILASATYRSRGSKP
- a CDS encoding lipopolysaccharide assembly LapA domain-containing protein, translated to MKFVVFALIFASFGAVVALQNATAVTVSFAVWSLQTSLVLVILGSAMVGALIILLLAAPVQIRLRWVADKANRRVSELEAKLQALEEKKLAAPTSELNKENNRDNGQPTATGINKDVDKEMNTDGI
- a CDS encoding vWA domain-containing protein; translation: MFEQHNLDQLAMPSSLLSTYIHRNLGARIGQSTVFSQKVHTVDPSQPEAVTILQHADAGKVFYRRIQGGQIYHFDIFHQCGPVDHRKIAKIVSKAIELFNFHQSMRSGIFFQNKTGIVKPDCFDVQTSTGGGRITGSLEYGKKLSLRRAHENHVHLAGMLPTESLACAFYIVQAVESIIMDSGLELRANETLQHVETHGGGGADLSPYSDQSDSFLQEKNIEQDSFAVKRQQFMQDATELAEEMDSAKDVYDTLSAIEQDDSKRFNSICTTPGETERICQSLSGMGIISMKGDKPVLTEYGRELKTFLSQRLPDVESYIRRMYRLFKPYDARFGRTKANLAPGDGGAGRRILCAENVHGEVSLPETIQAAACRLAANPGGVLRIGQEDIRRSSRRTTCNAEICVLIDASASMAGQRMSAAKYLVRHLLLSTPDRVSVILFQEDKATVQVPFTRDYVTLQQSLKEITAVGSTPLGLGIKTCVSYLEEARPKQPLILLVTDGVPTFADVTKDPVLDALNAAKKIKEKGYGFTCIGLRPHRDYLNKLAETAGGSVYMLEELEKQALVRTAWQQQCIRH